The Pseudoxanthomonas sp. genome segment CCAGGCAGACCAGCACGCTGGCCAGCGCGTATTCGCCCAGCCGCGTGCGCCAGGTGTCCCAGTGCAGCGGGCGCTCGCGGGTGTACCAGACGATGGCCGGAATCAGCACCAGCAGCCATACCAGCGCACTGCTCGTTTCCCAGACCATCGGCTCCCATGCCTGGATGCCCGACTCACCGCGCCGGAGCTCCATCAGCGTGGTCAGGCTGTTGGCGATGCAGTTGGCTGCGGTCACCGCGATCCAGAATCCCGCCTCCACCCATCCCTTCCACGGCAGGTAGCGCTCGTAGGTCAATGCATCCTTGTCGCTCATGCGCGCAGTGTAGCGACCGTTCCCGGGACACGCGCCGCAGTTCGTCCCCGAGGGCCCGCAGTTCGTCACCGGGCGCCTGACGTTCGTCACTCTGCGATGATCGGCAACGCTCGCCGCCCAGAGGCTGCCGGTTCCAATGAAGAGGGAGTTCGCCATGCAACGTCGCCACGACCTGGACTGGGTCCGCGTATGCGCGTTCGCGCTGCTGGTCCTGTACCACGTGGGCATGTACTACGTGACCTGGGACTGGCACGTCAAAAGCCCGGCCGCCAGCGAGGCGCTGGAGCCCTTCATGCTGCTCAGCTCGCCCTGGCGGCTGTCGTTGCTGTTCCTGGTCTCGGGCACGGCCACCGCGTTCCTGCTGGGCAAGGCGCAGCGGCGGGCGGAAGCGGCCGGAACCCGCACGCGCTTCCTGGGCGGCCGCTCATGGCGGCTGCTGGTGCCGCTGGTCTTCGGCATGCTGGTGATCGTGCCGCCGCAGGCCTATTACGAAGTGGTCGAGCAGTTGCCGGGCGGCTACCACGACGGCTACCTGGCGTTCTATGGGCGCTACCTGACCGCCTACGACGGCTTTTGCGATGCCGACGGTTGCCTGGACGTCCCCACATGGAACCATCTGTGGTTCGTCGCCTATCTCTGGGTCTATACCCTGGTGCTGTGGCTGTTATGGCGGCTGGCGCCGCGGGCGCTCGACGCGTCTGGCAGTCTGCTCGCGCGCGCGTTGTCCGGGCTGGGAGTGCTGGTCTGGCCAGTCCTGTTCCTGGGGATGGCACGGGTCCTGCTGGTCGGCCGCTTCGAGCAGACACATGCCCTGGTCGACGACTGGTACAACCATGCGCAGTACTTCGGCGTCTTCTTGTTCGGCTTCCTCGTCGCCCGTGCAGAAGGGGTATGG includes the following:
- a CDS encoding acyltransferase family protein; the encoded protein is MQRRHDLDWVRVCAFALLVLYHVGMYYVTWDWHVKSPAASEALEPFMLLSSPWRLSLLFLVSGTATAFLLGKAQRRAEAAGTRTRFLGGRSWRLLVPLVFGMLVIVPPQAYYEVVEQLPGGYHDGYLAFYGRYLTAYDGFCDADGCLDVPTWNHLWFVAYLWVYTLVLWLLWRLAPRALDASGSLLARALSGLGVLVWPVLFLGMARVLLVGRFEQTHALVDDWYNHAQYFGVFLFGFLVARAEGVWQAIDRLRWPALATWLASWAALIAYFTRYADADPPEALRMAMRMGWALNQWCAILAVLGFAYHWRPGDSRALRYLVAAVFPVYILHQTVIVVVAHHLKPLAIPPAFEGPLLVAITFAACFAGYEVIRRVRWLRPLFGSKPTEGAVRNGPPLATEPR